From the Paenibacillus sp. FSL H8-0548 genome, one window contains:
- a CDS encoding sensor histidine kinase, whose protein sequence is MFYSLKSRLIAIFFLLFVLSFVTMSILLFNQSRSIIRSYIESSALEKMDEYGSYIDMVQIQIYDLASIVFNSEITSNWDMAASDAKASPGERNLAHYRMSQFLTQTTNSYSSVSSVAIYRQEGMWVSSGNQVVSDSSFLNEEWYQDFKKKDEYWIPAHTDASEIRNNNMHPVISMLMPIGSFEPSLTKSVMKVNVSADYFLEPLSRIHLGESGTIYLLDQLGEPMLSQTEYGLHQDMAKQVEDIRSGWRKQGVIYLNNEQGDKDILVYKKLSQTNWMLIGFVSEKDLYSQLFRLRSTIVIVAAVLLILSLLLATWLSHGITKPLSRLVLAMRHVQRGDFDLAESRLAPEKSVRNEVGFATETFRNMVTRLRQHIKTEFELKLLRQQAEYKALLMQINPHFLFNTLELMSSLAIQKRTDDTVEVIESLGKMMRFSLKISDDLIRLEEELVYVRYYMSILQIRFGERLDISLEEKGELGRLTTVKFIFQPLIENAVKYSFLHQTDAQVRIQVRHAEGRVHLIVSDNGPGMTPEQTKGLLEYSASAQLEHILASRNSQIGLGNVLSRCRLYYDSRFEVKIASTLGEGTCIELILPAQEEHQHV, encoded by the coding sequence ATGTTTTATTCGCTAAAAAGTCGTTTAATTGCTATTTTCTTTTTGCTTTTTGTACTATCGTTCGTAACGATGTCGATTCTTTTGTTTAATCAGTCCCGTTCGATTATCCGCTCCTACATTGAGTCTTCTGCACTCGAGAAAATGGATGAATACGGCTCGTACATTGATATGGTTCAGATCCAAATCTATGATTTGGCATCGATTGTTTTTAATAGTGAGATTACAAGCAATTGGGATATGGCAGCATCTGATGCCAAGGCTTCGCCAGGAGAGAGAAACCTGGCTCATTACCGCATGAGCCAATTTTTGACTCAGACAACCAACAGCTACTCCAGTGTCTCTAGCGTAGCCATCTACAGACAGGAAGGCATGTGGGTCAGCAGCGGCAACCAAGTCGTCTCCGATTCTTCATTTCTAAACGAGGAATGGTATCAAGATTTTAAGAAAAAGGATGAATACTGGATTCCAGCGCACACAGATGCCTCGGAAATTCGCAATAATAACATGCATCCTGTAATAAGCATGCTCATGCCGATCGGTTCGTTTGAGCCTTCACTTACAAAAAGCGTTATGAAGGTTAATGTAAGCGCTGACTATTTTCTAGAGCCGCTAAGTCGTATCCATTTGGGAGAGAGCGGAACGATTTATTTGTTGGATCAGCTTGGTGAGCCGATGCTGTCTCAGACCGAGTATGGCCTGCATCAGGATATGGCAAAGCAGGTGGAGGATATACGCAGCGGCTGGAGAAAGCAGGGCGTAATCTATTTGAATAACGAGCAGGGCGATAAGGATATTTTAGTATACAAAAAGCTGTCTCAGACGAATTGGATGCTAATCGGCTTCGTCTCGGAGAAGGATTTGTACTCGCAGCTTTTCCGTCTGCGAAGCACCATTGTAATCGTCGCAGCTGTATTGCTCATTTTGTCTTTACTATTGGCGACTTGGCTGTCACACGGTATAACGAAGCCGCTCTCGCGGCTGGTGCTCGCCATGCGGCATGTGCAGAGAGGTGATTTTGACCTTGCAGAGAGCAGGCTAGCACCGGAGAAAAGCGTTCGGAATGAGGTTGGCTTCGCGACAGAGACCTTCCGCAACATGGTCACGCGCCTCAGGCAGCATATTAAAACTGAGTTTGAGCTGAAGCTGCTTAGGCAGCAAGCGGAATATAAGGCGCTCCTTATGCAAATCAATCCTCATTTTCTGTTTAATACGCTGGAGCTGATGAGCAGCTTGGCCATACAGAAAAGGACGGATGATACGGTAGAGGTTATTGAATCACTCGGAAAAATGATGCGCTTCTCTCTTAAAATTAGTGATGATCTCATCCGTCTTGAAGAAGAGCTTGTTTATGTCCGTTATTATATGTCGATTTTGCAGATTCGCTTCGGGGAAAGACTGGACATCTCGCTAGAAGAGAAGGGCGAGCTCGGGAGGCTGACGACGGTGAAGTTTATTTTTCAGCCGTTAATCGAAAATGCTGTTAAATATAGCTTTCTGCATCAAACAGATGCACAAGTACGTATTCAAGTAAGGCACGCGGAGGGAAGGGTTCATCTTATCGTCTCAGATAATGGTCCCGGGATGACCCCGGAACAGACCAAGGGGCTGTTGGAGTATTCGGCCTCCGCTCAGCTGGAGCATATTCTTGCAAGCCGCAATAGCCAGATTGGTCTAGGCAATGTCCTCTCCCGCTGCCGCTTATATTATGATTCGCGTTTCGAGGTTAAGATTGCTTCCACGCTCGGCGAGGGCACATGTATTGAACTCATATTACCTGCACAGGAGGAGCACCAGCATGTATAA
- a CDS encoding response regulator yields the protein MYKVLIVDDEPEIRQGLKLKVDWDSLGLRIAGEASNGMEALERLACEAIDIVITDMNMPVMDGMSFLDACHEQYPSLRMIIITGYEDFQYARSAIRNHVRDYLLKPVTRKELTSTLANVKKELDNERHNQDQAAMIQWRLSQYYKEMKEHFIVHLVKEEIDQESIVKDRSRLFELDSWENREVRFITIGLRERPGTNGTVERTPDKFRLPFEIISRECAEKHLGSIAFFRDANYPGLMHFVMLVDEELEQDFTKSLYQSVDTYMAFELKLGTGQAVSGFKQWKEGYITSLLAWNLPYEQVERHSHSPEGQPALSEQTIRLIERYLTRGELESFENAVRLELQAGFVSQLRFVKVIFQLYLMLETIAHESRISLESSEQLWLRPEMTLSLDTVNKAERFLLQIAGKIERKRQSDSQESDPSLILAAKHFMDENYMYDLNLTMIAEKFNYNASYFSEMFKAKVGKTFNHYLNEVRMAEATRMLKTTTLNLWDIAELTGFSNASYFSSKFKRMYGVTPSDYRQQSSEKIDSELPKK from the coding sequence ATGTATAAAGTATTAATCGTGGATGATGAACCGGAAATTCGGCAGGGACTAAAGCTAAAGGTAGATTGGGACAGTTTAGGGCTGCGTATTGCAGGTGAAGCTTCAAATGGCATGGAAGCGCTGGAGAGGCTGGCATGCGAAGCTATTGATATTGTGATTACAGATATGAATATGCCTGTCATGGATGGGATGTCATTTCTTGATGCTTGTCATGAGCAGTATCCATCCTTACGCATGATTATCATTACAGGCTATGAGGATTTTCAATATGCAAGGTCAGCGATACGCAATCATGTTCGCGACTATTTGCTTAAGCCAGTCACCAGAAAGGAATTAACTTCAACGTTGGCAAACGTAAAGAAAGAGCTCGACAATGAGCGGCATAATCAGGATCAGGCAGCCATGATCCAGTGGCGTCTCTCGCAATATTACAAAGAGATGAAGGAGCACTTTATCGTACATCTCGTGAAAGAGGAAATCGACCAAGAGAGTATTGTCAAGGATCGTTCCCGATTGTTTGAGCTTGATTCATGGGAAAACAGGGAGGTGCGGTTTATAACCATTGGGCTAAGAGAACGTCCGGGGACAAACGGTACGGTTGAACGGACACCCGATAAGTTTCGGCTCCCATTCGAGATCATATCTAGAGAATGTGCGGAGAAGCATCTAGGGAGCATTGCGTTTTTTCGTGACGCCAATTACCCAGGCTTAATGCATTTTGTCATGCTTGTGGATGAGGAGCTGGAGCAGGATTTTACAAAGTCACTATACCAGAGTGTAGATACGTATATGGCATTCGAGCTCAAACTAGGAACAGGACAAGCGGTAAGCGGCTTTAAGCAGTGGAAGGAGGGCTATATTACCTCATTGCTGGCATGGAATTTGCCTTATGAACAGGTTGAACGACACTCGCACTCGCCTGAAGGACAGCCTGCTCTCTCAGAGCAAACGATTAGGCTTATCGAGAGGTATTTGACACGAGGAGAGCTTGAGTCATTTGAGAATGCCGTAAGACTTGAATTACAAGCAGGATTCGTCTCACAGCTTCGCTTTGTCAAAGTGATTTTCCAGCTTTATTTGATGCTTGAGACCATCGCACATGAATCACGAATAAGCCTTGAGAGCAGCGAGCAGCTTTGGCTCAGACCTGAAATGACGCTAAGTCTCGATACAGTAAATAAGGCAGAGCGGTTTCTCCTCCAAATTGCTGGCAAGATTGAGCGGAAGCGGCAAAGCGATTCACAAGAGAGCGACCCCTCCTTGATCTTAGCTGCCAAACATTTTATGGACGAGAATTATATGTATGATTTGAATTTGACGATGATTGCAGAGAAATTTAATTATAATGCCTCTTATTTCTCAGAAATGTTCAAAGCTAAAGTCGGGAAGACCTTTAATCACTATTTGAACGAGGTGCGCATGGCGGAGGCGACTCGCATGCTCAAAACGACAACGCTGAACCTCTGGGATATTGCGGAGCTAACAGGCTTCTCTAATGCGAGCTACTTCAGCTCTAAGTTCAAACGGATGTACGGCGTAACTCCTTCCGACTACCGGCAGCAGTCATCTGAAAAAATTGATAGCGAACTCCCGAAGAAATAG
- a CDS encoding sugar ABC transporter permease, translating into MRRSRKPLTNQHNATAYAFLLPWLIGFFCLTLGPMLYSLYLSLTKYNLLTAPKWTGFSNYIEIFKEDETFSNSMWLTIKYVFLSVPLRLVFALLIAIVLNKGIRALGVYRTIYYIPSLLGGSVAIAIVWRQIFDGNGLVNQMLSWFGISGPSWISHPSYIIYTIISLSVWQFGSAMVIFLAGLKQVPADLYEAAQVDGANKVRQFFRITLPILTPVIFFNLVMSIINSFQAFTPAFVIGDGRGGPLDATMFYTLYLYMKGFSYFDMGYASALAWIMLLVIGIFTAIIFVTSKYWVFYGDSKEGR; encoded by the coding sequence ATGAGAAGAAGCCGCAAGCCGCTTACCAATCAGCATAATGCTACGGCATATGCATTTTTGCTGCCTTGGTTGATCGGTTTTTTCTGCTTAACATTAGGTCCTATGCTTTATTCGCTCTATTTGTCACTCACCAAGTACAATCTGCTAACAGCCCCCAAGTGGACAGGCTTCTCCAACTACATTGAGATTTTTAAAGAAGACGAAACCTTCTCGAATTCCATGTGGCTAACGATTAAATACGTATTTCTTTCCGTGCCGCTTCGCCTAGTATTCGCGCTGCTGATTGCTATCGTTTTAAACAAAGGGATTCGCGCGTTAGGTGTGTATCGAACCATTTATTATATTCCTTCTTTATTGGGAGGGAGTGTGGCAATCGCTATTGTATGGCGGCAGATATTTGATGGCAATGGCCTGGTGAATCAAATGCTCAGCTGGTTCGGTATTTCAGGTCCTTCTTGGATTTCTCATCCGAGCTACATCATATATACGATTATTTCATTGTCAGTTTGGCAGTTTGGTTCTGCTATGGTCATTTTCTTAGCAGGTCTTAAGCAGGTGCCAGCGGATCTATATGAGGCTGCGCAGGTGGATGGAGCGAACAAGGTGCGTCAGTTTTTCCGTATTACGCTGCCGATATTGACTCCGGTTATCTTTTTCAATCTGGTCATGAGCATCATTAATTCATTTCAAGCCTTTACACCCGCATTTGTCATCGGAGACGGTCGAGGCGGCCCGCTGGATGCAACGATGTTTTATACCCTATACCTGTATATGAAGGGCTTCTCTTACTTCGATATGGGATATGCTTCAGCGCTAGCCTGGATTATGCTGCTAGTCATCGGGATCTTTACAGCCATTATTTTCGTGACTTCGAAATATTGGGTATTCTACGGTGATAGCAAGGAAGGAAGGTAA
- a CDS encoding carbohydrate ABC transporter permease: MLQMKKMNGFTKHTLIIVFGIAMLYPVLWLISSSFKPNELIFTESGLWSSSFTLENYVNGWRGFQGIAFGKFFANSWLISILSVLGNVITCSFAAFAFARLNFKFQKIWFAMMLVTIMLPYHVTLVPQYVIYSELHWVNTYFPLVLPKWLAHDSFFILMMVQFIRGIPRELDESATIDGCNQRQIYFRMIMPLLVPALISAAIFTFIWSWDDFFSQMIYLSDIKLFTVQLGIRALFDPSGQSDWGALLAMSTLSLLPITLIFFVFQRYFLDGIATTGLK; this comes from the coding sequence ATGCTGCAGATGAAAAAGATGAACGGATTTACGAAACATACGTTAATTATCGTTTTCGGTATTGCGATGCTTTATCCCGTGCTTTGGCTGATTAGCAGCTCTTTTAAGCCTAATGAGCTGATTTTTACAGAGTCAGGCCTATGGTCTTCTTCCTTCACATTGGAAAATTATGTGAATGGCTGGAGAGGCTTTCAGGGCATCGCATTTGGAAAATTTTTCGCTAATTCATGGTTGATATCTATACTGAGTGTGCTTGGCAATGTCATTACCTGCTCCTTCGCCGCCTTTGCTTTCGCACGTCTTAATTTCAAGTTTCAGAAAATATGGTTTGCGATGATGCTGGTGACGATTATGCTGCCGTATCATGTTACGCTTGTTCCGCAATACGTCATTTATAGTGAGCTTCATTGGGTAAATACGTATTTTCCGCTCGTTTTGCCAAAATGGCTGGCGCATGATTCCTTCTTCATCCTTATGATGGTTCAGTTCATTCGCGGCATTCCGAGAGAGCTCGATGAGAGTGCGACGATTGATGGCTGCAATCAGCGACAAATCTATTTCCGTATGATCATGCCGCTCCTTGTGCCTGCATTAATATCTGCTGCCATTTTCACCTTCATCTGGTCATGGGATGATTTTTTTAGTCAAATGATCTATTTGAGCGATATTAAGCTGTTCACGGTACAGCTCGGTATTCGTGCCTTATTTGATCCTTCAGGTCAATCTGATTGGGGTGCGCTGCTTGCGATGTCGACGTTGTCGCTTTTACCGATTACACTCATCTTCTTCGTCTTTCAGCGTTATTTCTTGGATGGCATTGCGACGACTGGACTTAAGTAA
- a CDS encoding extracellular solute-binding protein, translating to MKHRLVILMLGMLMVFTAACSGGTSGGGESKDNAAGGTDAGNAKQVELRIMWWGDQKRADITNEALKVFQEKNPTIKVVGEFAPSTGYFDKLNTQLASGTAPDIFFLGGNVVDYANKEVLLDLTPYIDKELDLSDMDQSMVKYGTIGGKLLHISAGANARGVVVNKTLFDKAGIPVPQDGWNWEDFARISKEVSDKLGNGIYGTYNMSIDGMDIGLKQQGKQLYDLDKGTLGFEEADALQWFNYWDATVNAGGVVSSELHVSNPPGDTSKSLVVTGKVAMSLIPSNQLAALQGLTQDELIMVQLPRGEKGTGVVFESSQGLSGYAKTKHPNEVATLLSFFINDPDVAKILGNDRGVPVTSANRTVLEGQANAVEKIVYDYTSRVSEATKSEPFAVSYNPPGFSEYSKLADSTMYEIGFGRKSVEQAVKDFYEGTVKIFNNNQ from the coding sequence ATGAAACATCGGTTAGTTATTTTAATGTTAGGTATGTTGATGGTATTCACAGCGGCATGCTCCGGCGGAACAAGCGGTGGAGGAGAAAGTAAAGATAATGCGGCAGGCGGCACTGATGCTGGAAATGCGAAGCAAGTAGAGCTGCGCATTATGTGGTGGGGGGATCAGAAGAGAGCGGATATAACAAACGAAGCGCTAAAGGTTTTCCAAGAGAAAAATCCTACGATTAAAGTTGTTGGTGAATTTGCTCCATCTACCGGCTACTTCGATAAGCTTAATACACAGCTTGCATCTGGTACAGCGCCTGACATCTTCTTCCTGGGTGGGAATGTCGTTGATTATGCCAACAAGGAAGTGCTTCTTGATCTGACGCCTTATATAGATAAAGAGCTTGATTTAAGCGACATGGACCAATCGATGGTTAAGTACGGAACGATTGGCGGCAAGCTTCTTCATATCTCGGCTGGCGCTAATGCCAGGGGCGTGGTTGTAAATAAAACATTATTTGACAAGGCAGGCATTCCGGTACCACAGGATGGCTGGAACTGGGAAGATTTTGCCCGAATCAGCAAGGAAGTTTCTGACAAGCTGGGCAACGGTATTTACGGCACTTATAACATGTCCATTGATGGTATGGACATTGGCTTAAAGCAGCAAGGCAAACAGCTGTATGACTTGGATAAAGGAACGCTAGGATTTGAAGAAGCTGACGCCTTGCAATGGTTCAACTATTGGGATGCAACAGTGAATGCAGGCGGAGTTGTGTCTTCCGAGCTTCATGTATCAAATCCTCCTGGCGATACTAGCAAGTCATTGGTTGTTACAGGAAAAGTTGCGATGAGTTTAATTCCTTCCAATCAATTAGCTGCGCTGCAAGGACTAACGCAAGATGAGCTTATTATGGTTCAACTGCCTCGCGGTGAGAAAGGTACTGGCGTGGTGTTCGAATCTAGCCAAGGTCTTTCCGGCTATGCGAAAACAAAGCATCCTAACGAGGTTGCAACGCTGCTTAGCTTCTTTATTAATGATCCGGATGTTGCCAAAATTTTAGGGAATGATCGCGGCGTTCCTGTAACGTCGGCAAATCGGACGGTTCTTGAAGGCCAAGCAAATGCTGTGGAGAAAATCGTTTATGATTACACCAGCCGCGTATCTGAGGCGACCAAGTCAGAGCCATTCGCAGTAAGCTACAACCCTCCTGGGTTTTCGGAATACTCCAAGCTTGCGGATTCAACTATGTATGAAATTGGATTTGGACGCAAAAGTGTAGAGCAAGCAGTCAAGGACTTCTATGAGGGTACCGTGAAAATTTTTAATAACAATCAATAA
- a CDS encoding glycoside hydrolase family 43 protein — protein sequence MIKREDLQIRDPFIFPVTQQRKYYLYGSTDKNIWGKGTGFDAYTSHDLETWEGPFPAFRPSADFFSDTNFWAPEVYEHEGRYFMFATFRRNDNGLLGTAILASDQLLGPFELHSEGPVTPVNWSSLDGSLYVDQAKQPWMVFCHEWQQTADGEICAMKLSMDFKRAVSEPVVLFKASEAPWTTSFQSPRYPNQDNYVTDGPYLFHTASGVLYMLWASFINNKYALGIAKSLSGVVTGPWLHEEKAFYQNDGGHGMVFRTFEGRLVLTIHTPNQTPDERPIFIEVVEEDGELVLGEML from the coding sequence ATGATTAAAAGAGAAGATTTACAGATTCGAGATCCCTTCATTTTTCCGGTCACCCAGCAGCGGAAATATTATTTATACGGAAGCACGGATAAAAATATTTGGGGCAAGGGAACCGGATTTGATGCGTATACAAGTCATGATCTGGAGACGTGGGAAGGCCCGTTTCCAGCCTTCCGACCGAGTGCTGACTTTTTTTCGGATACGAATTTTTGGGCACCAGAGGTTTATGAGCATGAGGGCAGATACTTTATGTTTGCAACCTTTCGCAGAAATGATAATGGCTTGCTTGGTACAGCGATACTTGCATCAGATCAACTGCTGGGACCGTTTGAGCTTCACAGTGAGGGGCCTGTTACACCAGTCAATTGGAGCTCGCTGGATGGGAGCTTATATGTGGATCAAGCTAAGCAGCCTTGGATGGTGTTCTGTCACGAGTGGCAGCAAACCGCAGATGGGGAAATATGCGCGATGAAGCTGAGCATGGATTTTAAACGCGCAGTTTCAGAGCCGGTCGTGCTATTCAAAGCATCTGAAGCGCCATGGACGACATCTTTTCAATCACCGCGCTATCCTAATCAAGACAATTATGTAACCGATGGCCCCTATTTATTCCATACGGCTTCAGGAGTCTTATATATGCTGTGGGCTAGCTTTATTAACAACAAATATGCTCTGGGCATAGCGAAGTCACTCTCTGGCGTTGTAACTGGGCCGTGGCTCCATGAGGAAAAGGCGTTTTATCAGAATGACGGGGGACATGGCATGGTATTCCGTACTTTCGAAGGACGATTAGTGCTTACGATTCATACGCCCAATCAGACACCGGATGAACGGCCTATCTTTATTGAAGTGGTGGAGGAAGACGGTGAATTAGTGCTAGGCGAGATGCTGTAA
- a CDS encoding TerC family protein, protein MELLSVEFFSALLTIVFIDLILAGDNAIVIGLAARNLPKDQQKKAVIWGTAGAVGIRVIATLLVVQLLNVPWLNLVGGLLLIWIAYKLLVQEDGHDGIKSGNTLWQSIRTIIIADAAMGIDNVIAVAGAAHGDTLLVILGLIISVPVVVWGSTIFIKLINRFEWIVYLGSAVLAYTAAKMITHEKSFQAFFDNKLIFWSFVILIIMITTAAGWFTNLRNKTAQQKSSESR, encoded by the coding sequence ATGGAATTACTCTCGGTCGAGTTTTTCTCTGCCCTGCTCACCATCGTTTTCATTGACCTGATACTCGCTGGCGACAATGCCATCGTAATCGGATTGGCAGCCCGTAATCTACCAAAAGATCAACAAAAGAAAGCGGTCATTTGGGGTACAGCAGGCGCAGTCGGTATTCGGGTTATTGCAACCCTCCTCGTCGTCCAACTGCTAAATGTGCCGTGGCTTAATCTCGTTGGAGGATTACTTCTAATCTGGATTGCTTATAAGCTTCTTGTTCAGGAAGATGGCCATGACGGCATCAAATCTGGCAACACGCTTTGGCAATCTATTCGTACAATCATCATCGCTGACGCCGCAATGGGCATTGATAATGTCATCGCAGTCGCGGGTGCTGCACACGGCGATACTCTGCTCGTCATTCTTGGCTTAATTATTAGCGTCCCCGTTGTCGTATGGGGCAGTACGATCTTTATTAAGCTGATCAATCGTTTCGAATGGATCGTGTACCTCGGTTCAGCTGTGCTTGCTTACACCGCTGCAAAGATGATTACACATGAAAAATCTTTTCAAGCATTTTTCGACAATAAGCTTATCTTCTGGTCCTTCGTCATACTGATTATTATGATCACTACTGCTGCCGGATGGTTTACCAATCTGCGCAATAAGACCGCACAACAAAAAAGCAGCGAATCCCGTTAG
- a CDS encoding TerC family protein — protein MVDSIIIFIEIVLINVLLSGDNAIVIAMASGQLPPEQRKRAVWWGALAAVGLRCLLTLVAIKLLAVPFLQAIGALLLFYIAVKLLAEAGETHGSHRVKKAKTIGQAIWTIVVADFVMSLDNVLAIAAVADGDPVLIVLGIALSIPMIIWGSQILGTLLQKFPALSYIGAALLAYAAGGMLMHDPGMNKLLFHGSKMLAEAIPLLCVPLVIFLAIVKKKPVS, from the coding sequence ATGGTGGACAGTATTATTATATTTATTGAGATTGTCTTAATTAATGTATTGCTTAGCGGAGATAATGCTATTGTCATTGCAATGGCGAGCGGTCAGCTTCCACCCGAGCAGCGCAAACGCGCCGTTTGGTGGGGAGCGCTTGCTGCTGTAGGGCTTAGATGTCTATTAACCTTAGTTGCAATAAAGCTGCTGGCGGTCCCATTCTTGCAGGCGATCGGTGCTTTGCTGCTGTTTTATATTGCAGTAAAGCTGCTTGCGGAGGCAGGGGAGACGCATGGCTCGCATAGGGTGAAAAAAGCTAAAACGATTGGTCAAGCGATTTGGACCATCGTGGTAGCTGATTTCGTTATGAGCCTGGACAATGTTCTTGCTATAGCTGCTGTTGCAGATGGCGATCCGGTTCTCATTGTGCTGGGAATCGCTCTTAGTATTCCTATGATTATTTGGGGGAGTCAAATACTGGGGACCCTTCTTCAAAAGTTTCCTGCTCTCTCATATATTGGTGCCGCTTTGCTTGCTTATGCCGCTGGAGGAATGTTGATGCATGACCCTGGAATGAATAAATTGCTGTTTCATGGCTCCAAAATGCTTGCTGAAGCGATTCCGCTGCTATGCGTGCCGCTTGTTATCTTTCTTGCTATTGTCAAAAAAAAGCCCGTTTCATAA
- the typA gene encoding translational GTPase TypA, translated as MQARENLRNIAIIAHVDHGKTTLVDKLLQQSGTYRDHEAVQERAMDSNDIERERGITILAKNTAINYKDYLINIVDTPGHADFGGEVERIMKMVDGVLLVVDAFEGCMPQTKFVLRKALESNQTPIVVVNKIDRPNARPQEVVDEVLDLFIELGANDEQLEFPVVFASALMGTSSLDPEKQDENMEALYETIVSNIPAPTEDVEKPLQFLVTLLDYNEYLGRVAIGRVNRGVIKQGQQVAVMTREGGTKQARIEKLFGFVGLKRVEIAEAGAGDIVAIAGIREINIGETIADPQNPEALPVLKIDEPTLQMTFLVNNSPFAGREGKWVTSRKLRERLFKELETDVALRVDETDSPDAFIVSGRGELHLSILIENMRREGFELQVSKPEVIIKEIDGSKKEPYERLLIDTPEESMGAVMESLGTRKAEMLNMINHGNGQVRLEFKIPARGLIGYRTQFLTLTRGYGIMNNAFDSYGPLAGSGVGGRHQGVLVASENGTTTFYGMLGVEDRGIQFLEPGAEIYEGMIVGEHTRENDIIVNICKVKQLNNIRSAGKDDTVTLKSPRLFSLEQALEYLNDDELCEITPKTIRLRKKILNKSERERADKNRKNAQASV; from the coding sequence ATGCAAGCAAGAGAGAATTTACGGAATATCGCCATTATTGCCCACGTTGACCATGGTAAAACGACATTGGTTGACAAACTGCTACAACAATCAGGAACGTACCGCGATCATGAAGCAGTGCAGGAACGTGCAATGGATTCCAATGACATTGAGCGTGAGCGCGGGATTACAATTTTGGCAAAAAACACAGCAATTAACTACAAAGATTATTTGATCAATATCGTTGATACGCCTGGACATGCTGACTTCGGCGGCGAGGTTGAGCGTATTATGAAAATGGTTGATGGTGTACTTTTGGTCGTTGACGCATTTGAAGGCTGCATGCCGCAAACAAAGTTCGTTTTGCGCAAAGCGCTTGAGTCGAACCAAACGCCAATCGTTGTAGTAAATAAGATTGACCGTCCGAACGCAAGACCTCAAGAGGTTGTTGATGAAGTGCTTGACCTATTCATCGAGCTAGGCGCAAATGATGAGCAGCTTGAATTCCCGGTTGTTTTTGCTTCCGCTTTGATGGGTACTTCAAGTCTTGATCCTGAGAAACAGGACGAGAACATGGAAGCACTATACGAGACAATCGTAAGCAATATTCCAGCTCCAACTGAAGATGTTGAAAAACCACTCCAATTCCTCGTTACATTGCTTGATTATAATGAGTACCTTGGTCGTGTTGCGATTGGCCGTGTTAACCGCGGAGTAATCAAGCAAGGTCAACAAGTTGCTGTAATGACTCGTGAAGGCGGCACAAAACAAGCTAGAATCGAGAAATTGTTCGGTTTCGTAGGCTTGAAGCGTGTTGAGATTGCTGAAGCAGGCGCGGGCGACATCGTTGCAATTGCGGGTATTCGCGAAATCAACATCGGCGAAACGATTGCTGATCCACAAAATCCTGAAGCTTTGCCGGTTCTCAAAATTGATGAGCCTACCCTTCAAATGACATTCCTTGTTAATAACAGTCCATTTGCAGGTCGCGAGGGTAAATGGGTTACATCCCGTAAGCTTCGTGAGCGCCTCTTCAAAGAGCTTGAGACAGACGTTGCACTTCGTGTTGATGAAACGGACAGCCCTGATGCATTTATCGTTTCAGGCCGTGGTGAGCTTCACCTAAGTATTCTAATCGAGAACATGCGTCGTGAAGGTTTTGAGCTTCAAGTATCCAAACCAGAGGTTATCATTAAAGAAATCGATGGTTCGAAGAAAGAGCCTTACGAGCGTTTACTAATTGATACACCAGAAGAAAGCATGGGCGCTGTTATGGAGAGCCTTGGAACTCGTAAAGCTGAAATGCTGAACATGATCAACCACGGCAACGGACAAGTGCGCTTGGAGTTTAAAATTCCTGCACGCGGCTTGATTGGCTACCGTACACAGTTCCTGACATTGACACGCGGTTACGGCATTATGAACAACGCATTTGACAGCTACGGTCCTCTTGCAGGTTCTGGTGTTGGCGGACGTCACCAAGGCGTGCTTGTTGCAAGTGAAAACGGCACAACGACATTCTACGGCATGCTGGGTGTTGAGGATCGCGGTATTCAGTTCTTGGAGCCGGGTGCTGAAATTTACGAAGGCATGATCGTTGGCGAGCATACTCGTGAGAATGATATCATCGTTAACATCTGTAAAGTGAAACAGCTGAATAACATTCGTTCTGCTGGTAAAGATGATACCGTTACACTAAAAAGCCCACGTCTATTCTCACTTGAGCAAGCGCTTGAGTATTTGAATGATGATGAGCTATGTGAAATTACTCCGAAGACGATTCGTCTTCGCAAAAAAATATTGAATAAAAGCGAGCGCGAGCGTGCGGACAAAAACCGTAAAAATGCTCAAGCCAGCGTTTAA